The following are encoded together in the Bactrocera neohumeralis isolate Rockhampton chromosome 6, APGP_CSIRO_Bneo_wtdbg2-racon-allhic-juicebox.fasta_v2, whole genome shotgun sequence genome:
- the LOC126762787 gene encoding pupal cuticle protein Edg-78E-like, which produces MLRHLICVALCLLTFVCADNIDKNAEIRSFQSDASDAEGNYQFSYETSNGIQRQEAGSLAGVRGSLNYVSPEGERISLSYTADEEGFHPTGDHLPTPPPVPAYVLRALEYIRAHPPQLKEEQ; this is translated from the exons ATGCTTAGACAT CTCATCTGTGTTGCGCTGTGCTTGTTGACCTTCGTCTGTGCCGACAACATTGACAAAAATGCCGAAATACGCAGCTTTCAAAGTGACGCATCCGATGCCGAGGGCAACTACCAGTTCTCCTATGAGACCAGCAATGGCATTCAACGTCAGGAGGCCGGCAGTTTGGCCGGTGTGCGCGGCTCACTGAATTACGTATCGCCCGAAGGTGAGCGCATCTCCTTGAGCTACACCGCCGACGAGGAAGGTTTTCATCCGACCGGTGATCACCTGCCGACGCCACCGCCGGTGCCAGCGTATGTCTTGCGTGCCCTCGAATATATACGCGCACATCCACCACAACTGAAGGAGGAGCAATAA